One genomic window of Borreliella garinii includes the following:
- a CDS encoding 5'-methylthioadenosine/adenosylhomocysteine nucleosidase translates to MILIISAMQEEAEEINKMIDDREEILLNDYLENKKIYKGKILGKDVISLTTGIGKVNAATWSSQIISKYKITHIINSGSSGGIKENSNLKILDIIVSSETAYYDFDLTKFGHKIGQVPNLPQKFKADEELLKKVVNIAENKLLNIDIHIGLILTGDRFVDNEKSLETIKKNFKDALAVDMEGAAIAQVAYIFKIPFIIIRSISDLPNNKDNHIDFNKFLKTSSINSSKMTKELIRLI, encoded by the coding sequence ATGATTTTAATCATATCAGCTATGCAAGAAGAAGCAGAGGAAATAAACAAAATGATTGATGACAGAGAAGAAATCTTATTAAACGACTACTTAGAAAATAAAAAAATTTATAAAGGAAAAATTTTAGGAAAAGATGTAATATCTTTAACTACAGGAATTGGAAAGGTTAACGCAGCGACTTGGAGCAGTCAAATTATATCTAAATACAAAATTACTCATATAATAAACTCTGGAAGTTCTGGTGGAATAAAAGAAAACTCTAACCTTAAAATATTAGATATCATAGTGTCCTCAGAAACAGCATACTATGACTTTGACCTAACCAAGTTTGGACATAAAATAGGACAAGTCCCTAATTTGCCACAAAAGTTTAAAGCGGATGAAGAGCTATTAAAAAAAGTAGTAAATATTGCTGAGAATAAGCTTTTAAACATTGATATCCATATTGGCTTAATACTAACAGGTGATCGATTCGTTGATAATGAAAAAAGTCTTGAGACAATTAAAAAAAATTTCAAAGATGCTTTAGCTGTAGATATGGAAGGAGCTGCAATAGCTCAAGTGGCATACATATTCAAAATACCATTTATAATAATTCGTTCAATTTCTGATTTGCCAAACAATAAAGACAACCATATAGATTTTAATAAATTTTTAAAAACATCTTCAATAAATTCAAGCAAAATGACAAAGGAACTTATTAGGCTAATATGA
- a CDS encoding glycine--tRNA ligase: protein MVRMEDIISLAKRKGFVFQSSEVYGGLSGAWDYGPLGVELKKNIKSEWWKSMVYLHENIVGLDSAIFMRSEIWRASGHIDGFSDSMVDCKDCKSRFRADFVDLSKNCPNCKVGNNFTSPRSFNLMFKTHIGVVEDSSNEIYLRPETAQGIFVNFRNVLDSSRLKIPFGIAQVGKAFRNEIVTKNFIFRTCEFEQMEMQFFVHPKQIDEWFCYWQQNRMNFFIETLKIRPDKLRFKAHDSTQLAHYAKSAFDIEYEFPFGFQEVEGIHNRGNYDLTQHSKFSNNPKIFEYHDLLTKERYVPHVIETSAGLTRSVLMILCNAYSEEELSDGDKRIVLRLHPKLAPYKIAIFPLVKKVELVKIARRIYMELCDDFHIFYDDSGTIGKRYRRQDEIGTPYCVTVDYNTIEDETVTVRERNNMTQKRIFTNDLYSYIKTEILNYKEDFNK, encoded by the coding sequence ATGGTTAGAATGGAAGATATTATTTCTCTTGCTAAGAGAAAAGGTTTTGTATTTCAGTCTTCAGAGGTTTATGGGGGTCTTTCGGGAGCTTGGGATTATGGTCCTTTGGGGGTTGAGCTTAAAAAAAATATAAAAAGCGAGTGGTGGAAGAGCATGGTGTACTTACATGAAAATATTGTAGGTTTGGATAGTGCTATTTTTATGCGATCTGAAATTTGGAGAGCATCTGGTCATATTGACGGTTTTTCAGACTCTATGGTTGATTGCAAAGATTGTAAAAGTAGATTTAGAGCCGATTTTGTTGATTTGTCAAAAAATTGTCCAAATTGTAAAGTTGGGAACAATTTTACTTCTCCGAGAAGTTTTAATTTAATGTTTAAGACCCATATTGGAGTAGTTGAGGATAGCTCTAATGAGATTTATTTAAGACCCGAGACAGCACAAGGAATTTTTGTTAATTTTAGGAATGTTTTGGATTCTTCAAGGCTTAAGATTCCTTTTGGAATTGCTCAAGTAGGGAAAGCGTTTAGGAATGAGATAGTTACTAAAAATTTTATATTTAGAACTTGTGAGTTTGAGCAAATGGAAATGCAGTTTTTTGTTCATCCTAAGCAAATAGATGAATGGTTTTGTTATTGGCAACAAAATAGAATGAATTTTTTTATAGAAACTCTTAAAATTAGACCCGATAAATTAAGATTTAAAGCTCATGATTCAACACAACTTGCTCATTATGCAAAATCTGCATTTGATATTGAGTATGAATTTCCGTTTGGATTTCAGGAAGTAGAAGGTATTCACAATAGAGGCAATTATGATTTAACTCAGCATTCTAAATTTTCTAACAATCCTAAAATATTTGAGTATCATGATTTGTTAACAAAAGAGAGATATGTGCCTCATGTTATTGAAACTTCTGCCGGACTTACAAGATCTGTTTTAATGATCCTTTGCAACGCTTATTCTGAAGAAGAACTCTCAGATGGAGATAAGCGTATTGTTTTGCGATTACATCCTAAGTTGGCTCCTTATAAAATTGCTATATTCCCTCTTGTTAAAAAAGTTGAGCTTGTTAAGATTGCTAGAAGAATTTATATGGAGCTTTGTGATGATTTTCATATATTCTACGATGATAGTGGAACAATAGGTAAAAGGTATAGACGTCAAGATGAAATAGGGACCCCTTATTGTGTAACAGTAGACTACAATACTATTGAGGATGAAACAGTCACTGTTAGAGAAAGAAATAATATGACCCAGAAGAGAATTTTTACTAATGATTTATATTCATACATTAAAACAGAGATTTTAAATTACAAAGAGGATTTTAATAAATGA
- the gltX gene encoding glutamate--tRNA ligase: protein MSIRVRYAPSPTGLQHIGGIRTALFNYFFAKSCGGKFLLRIEDTDQSRYFSEAENDLYSSLKWLGISFDEGPIVGGDYAPYVQSQRSAIYKKYAKYLIESGHAYYCYCTPERLERIKKIQNINKMPPGYDRHCRNLSDDEVENALIKKIKPVVRFKIPLEGETSFDDILLGKITWSNKDISPDPVILKSDGLPTYHLANVVDDYLMKITHVLRSQEWVSSGPLHILLYKAFEWKSPIYCHLPMVMGNDGQKLSKRHGSTALRQFIEDGYLPEAIINYVTLLGWSYDDKREFFSKNDLEQFFSIEKINKSSAIFDYHKLDFFNSYYIREKKDEDLYNLLLPFFQKKGYVSELITLEESQKLKLLIPLIKNRIKKLSDALNMTKFFYEDIKSWNLDEFLNRKKTAKEVCYILELIKPILEGFEKRSSEENDKIFYDFAENNGFKLGEILLPIRIAALGSKVSPPLFDSLKLIGKSKVFERIKLAQEFLRINE from the coding sequence TTGAGTATAAGAGTTCGTTATGCGCCTTCTCCAACGGGCTTACAACATATTGGTGGGATTAGAACGGCTTTGTTTAATTATTTTTTTGCAAAGTCTTGTGGGGGTAAATTTTTACTTAGAATTGAGGATACAGATCAGAGCAGATATTTTTCAGAAGCTGAAAATGATCTTTATTCAAGCCTTAAATGGCTTGGTATTTCTTTTGATGAAGGTCCTATTGTAGGAGGTGATTATGCACCTTATGTTCAGTCTCAAAGAAGTGCAATATATAAAAAATATGCTAAATATTTAATTGAATCTGGGCATGCTTATTATTGCTATTGTACTCCTGAAAGGTTGGAAAGAATTAAGAAAATTCAAAATATTAATAAGATGCCACCTGGATATGATAGGCATTGTAGAAATTTAAGTGATGACGAAGTTGAGAATGCACTAATTAAAAAAATCAAGCCTGTTGTTAGATTTAAAATTCCTTTAGAAGGAGAGACTAGCTTTGATGATATTTTGCTTGGAAAGATTACATGGTCGAATAAAGACATTAGTCCTGATCCTGTAATTCTCAAGTCAGATGGATTACCGACTTACCATCTTGCGAATGTTGTTGATGATTATTTAATGAAAATTACTCATGTATTAAGGTCTCAAGAATGGGTTTCTTCAGGTCCATTGCACATACTTCTTTATAAGGCTTTTGAATGGAAATCGCCTATTTATTGTCATCTTCCAATGGTTATGGGAAATGATGGTCAAAAATTAAGCAAAAGACATGGATCAACAGCCTTAAGGCAATTTATTGAAGATGGATATCTTCCGGAAGCTATTATTAATTATGTTACTTTGCTTGGTTGGTCTTACGATGATAAGAGAGAATTTTTTTCAAAAAATGACCTTGAACAATTTTTTTCAATTGAAAAGATCAATAAATCTTCTGCAATTTTTGATTATCATAAGTTAGATTTTTTCAATAGTTACTATATTAGAGAAAAAAAAGATGAAGATTTATATAATCTTTTACTCCCTTTTTTTCAAAAAAAAGGATATGTTTCTGAGCTTATTACTTTAGAAGAGAGTCAAAAATTAAAATTATTAATCCCTCTTATAAAGAATAGAATTAAAAAACTAAGTGATGCTTTAAATATGACCAAATTTTTTTATGAGGACATTAAATCTTGGAATTTAGATGAGTTTTTAAATAGAAAAAAAACAGCTAAAGAGGTTTGTTATATTTTAGAATTAATAAAGCCTATTTTAGAAGGATTTGAAAAAAGATCGTCAGAGGAAAATGATAAAATTTTTTATGATTTTGCTGAGAATAATGGTTTTAAATTGGGAGAAATTCTTCTTCCTATTAGAATTGCAGCACTTGGCAGCAAAGTCTCTCCGCCGCTTTTTGATTCTTTAAAATTGATAGGTAAGTCTAAGGTTTTTGAAAGAATAAAATTGGCACAGGAATTTTTAAGAATAAATGAATAA
- a CDS encoding PTS transporter subunit EIIB codes for MADIEKTNKIKVAEHIVECFGGIKNIKNISKEITRIKILVDSNSLVKRDDLTKNDNIIGTIKSNELTEIVMNFEIIEDVYNKILYMMNDQKQ; via the coding sequence ATGGCAGACATAGAAAAAACAAATAAAATAAAAGTAGCAGAGCATATTGTAGAATGCTTTGGAGGAATCAAAAATATTAAAAACATCAGCAAAGAAATAACGAGAATAAAAATTTTAGTAGACAGCAATTCTTTAGTCAAAAGAGACGATTTAACAAAAAATGACAACATAATAGGAACTATTAAATCTAATGAACTTACAGAAATTGTAATGAATTTCGAAATAATAGAAGATGTTTATAATAAGATTTTATATATGATGAATGATCAAAAACAATAA
- the pdeB gene encoding cyclic di-GMP phosphodiesterase PdeB, producing the protein MQNFESIIKNIKNSSYLIDKEFLVWPENAFIGDKNFELIEKWNLKSYIKERPNFFSDDSVKKEYEEIHKKFNEEAISSYHVIISNLEEIYENCKRNKKIYYQDIMPTVKKVIEFYKKQKKIFIKYFRIPKLSANYHIIHSVNTAILTVALGNKMGLNNYKTVELCSIALLHKIGFLFIPSKISEKKEALTDKELEIIRKYPIISYKVASTSNLSRSICLTLLTHKENLDGTGYPKGLKSENISIESNIIGAASAYSAIILDKAYKKSFNSGASIIELIKDADKKFDKRVLKLIINAISSCPLDFIVELNDNSIAKIVDIDDFNPNLPYVNYIIKNGKVVDKNEPIVQSIPNTNTGIKKILNQDEIELIKNKHSLADSI; encoded by the coding sequence ATGCAAAATTTTGAAAGCATTATCAAAAATATAAAAAATTCATCGTATTTAATAGACAAGGAATTCCTGGTTTGGCCTGAGAATGCATTTATTGGAGACAAAAACTTTGAGCTTATTGAAAAATGGAACCTAAAATCATACATTAAAGAAAGACCAAATTTTTTTAGCGATGATTCTGTTAAAAAAGAATATGAAGAAATACACAAAAAATTCAACGAAGAGGCTATTTCCAGTTATCATGTAATAATAAGCAATTTAGAAGAAATTTATGAAAATTGCAAAAGAAATAAAAAAATTTACTACCAAGACATTATGCCCACTGTCAAAAAAGTAATAGAATTTTATAAAAAACAGAAAAAAATTTTTATCAAATATTTTAGAATTCCCAAGCTTTCTGCAAACTATCACATTATTCATTCAGTAAATACAGCTATCTTAACAGTAGCCCTTGGCAACAAAATGGGACTAAATAACTACAAAACAGTAGAGCTTTGTAGCATTGCTCTTTTACATAAAATAGGATTTCTATTTATCCCCTCAAAAATCAGCGAAAAAAAAGAAGCATTAACTGACAAAGAACTAGAAATAATACGAAAATATCCCATAATTAGTTATAAAGTAGCTTCAACAAGCAATTTGTCACGATCAATATGTTTGACACTTTTAACACATAAAGAAAATCTAGACGGAACAGGTTATCCTAAAGGACTAAAAAGTGAAAATATAAGCATAGAGTCAAATATAATAGGCGCTGCTAGCGCCTATTCTGCTATCATTTTAGATAAGGCATACAAAAAATCTTTTAATTCTGGGGCATCTATTATTGAATTAATTAAAGATGCTGACAAAAAATTTGACAAAAGGGTTTTAAAGTTAATAATCAATGCAATATCTTCTTGTCCTTTAGACTTTATTGTAGAGCTTAATGACAATTCTATAGCCAAAATAGTAGATATAGATGATTTCAACCCAAATCTACCATACGTAAACTACATAATAAAAAATGGAAAAGTTGTAGACAAAAATGAGCCTATCGTTCAGTCTATACCAAACACAAACACAGGAATTAAAAAAATACTCAATCAAGATGAAATAGAATTAATTAAAAATAAACATTCTTTAGCAGATAGTATATAA
- a CDS encoding aminopeptidase, which translates to MKKQNPWISLSEEEKNQIFNFSESYKKFISKFKTEREVTSYALDKAKKRGFIDAEEKKNLIPGDKIFYTCREKTAAFAIIGKNPIENGMNLIVSHTDSPRLDAKPSPISEENELAFLKTNYYGGIKKYQWLSTPLSIRGVVFLKNGEKVEINIGDNENDPVFVIPDILPHLDKKIQRNKKSDEIVEGENLKILIGSLPIESKEQDKVKLATLQLIKEKYKIEEEDFVSSEIEIVPAGTAKDVGFDKALIGAYGQDDKICAYTSLESIFDLEEIPNKTAICFLVDKEEIGSTGSTGLDSRYLEYFVSDMIFKIKKSEYNNLQVQKALWNSKSISADVCAAINPIFNSVHDTQNAPKLGYGIPIMKYTGHGGKVMASDADAELVSYIRQLLNKNNIAWQVATLGKVEEGGGGTVAKFLASYGIRTIDMGPAVISMHSPMEITSKFDLYNAYLAYKAFYKE; encoded by the coding sequence TACGCTCTAGATAAAGCAAAAAAAAGGGGGTTTATTGATGCTGAGGAGAAAAAAAATTTAATTCCAGGCGATAAAATTTTTTATACTTGTAGAGAAAAAACTGCTGCTTTTGCTATTATTGGCAAAAATCCTATTGAAAATGGAATGAATTTAATTGTTTCTCATACAGATTCCCCAAGACTTGATGCAAAGCCTTCCCCAATCTCTGAAGAAAACGAACTTGCATTTCTTAAAACCAATTATTATGGGGGAATAAAAAAGTACCAGTGGTTATCTACACCCCTTTCAATAAGAGGTGTGGTATTCTTAAAAAATGGAGAAAAAGTTGAAATCAATATTGGCGACAATGAAAACGATCCTGTATTTGTAATTCCCGACATTTTGCCTCATCTTGATAAAAAGATACAAAGAAATAAAAAATCAGATGAAATTGTTGAGGGAGAAAATCTTAAAATTTTAATTGGAAGCCTACCAATCGAATCAAAAGAACAAGATAAAGTTAAACTGGCAACTCTGCAACTAATAAAAGAAAAATACAAAATAGAAGAAGAAGATTTCGTATCATCAGAAATTGAAATAGTACCTGCAGGAACAGCAAAAGACGTTGGATTTGACAAAGCTTTAATTGGTGCTTACGGACAAGATGACAAAATATGCGCTTACACTTCACTAGAATCTATATTTGATCTTGAAGAGATTCCAAACAAAACAGCTATTTGCTTTCTTGTAGATAAAGAAGAAATTGGCTCAACAGGCTCAACTGGACTAGATTCAAGATATCTTGAATATTTTGTTTCTGACATGATCTTTAAAATTAAAAAATCAGAATACAATAATCTTCAAGTCCAAAAAGCTTTATGGAATTCAAAAAGCATTTCTGCTGATGTTTGTGCAGCAATAAACCCAATATTTAACTCAGTTCATGACACACAAAATGCTCCCAAACTTGGCTATGGTATACCCATAATGAAATATACAGGACATGGTGGAAAAGTTATGGCCAGCGATGCTGATGCCGAGCTTGTTTCTTATATTAGGCAATTATTAAATAAAAACAATATAGCCTGGCAAGTAGCAACACTTGGAAAAGTAGAAGAAGGCGGAGGAGGAACTGTTGCTAAATTCCTAGCTAGCTATGGAATAAGAACAATAGACATGGGACCTGCTGTTATAAGCATGCATTCTCCAATGGAAATAACTTCTAAATTTGATTTATACAATGCTTATTTAGCATACAAAGCTTTCTACAAGGAATAA
- the tyrS gene encoding tyrosine--tRNA ligase, translated as MNLALNLLYKRGFLKQCTSLKVLSDLMDREKIVFYAGVDATSSSLHIGHLIPFLAMMHLRQHGHMPIILIGDSTAKIGDPSGKSEMRKILSSQEINNNALSIKNQLQRITRFSSSCFIHNSNWLDNLNYIEFLRDIGIHFSVNRMLSFETYKRRLDFGLSFIEFNYQLLQSYDYYMLNKIKNCRLQIGGDDQWGNIVSGVDLIRRKTGVEAFGVTFPLITRSDGKKMGKSEKGAVYLDSSLYSIYDFYQYFRNTSDSDVKTFLYLFTFLEEDEIESISNFKGNSLNKAKEILAFEITKIVHGEAEALKVQEASFAAFRGSGDRSNIPFFKFSFSGLEEEILLINLMLDSKIVPSKSEGRRLINSGGVYINGKRVENQNHFITREDFNNNEIELRVGKKKFLRIVL; from the coding sequence ATGAATCTTGCTTTAAACCTTTTATATAAGCGCGGATTTTTAAAGCAATGCACATCTTTAAAGGTTTTAAGTGATTTAATGGATAGGGAAAAAATAGTTTTTTATGCAGGAGTTGATGCAACATCTAGTTCTCTTCATATTGGTCATTTGATTCCTTTTTTGGCTATGATGCATCTTAGACAACATGGTCACATGCCAATTATTTTGATTGGAGATTCTACAGCAAAAATAGGCGATCCTTCTGGAAAAAGCGAGATGAGAAAGATTTTGTCTTCACAAGAGATTAACAATAATGCTTTATCGATAAAAAATCAACTTCAAAGAATAACGAGGTTTAGTTCAAGCTGCTTTATTCATAATTCAAATTGGTTAGATAATCTTAATTATATTGAATTTTTAAGAGATATTGGCATTCATTTTTCTGTTAATCGTATGTTAAGCTTTGAAACTTATAAAAGAAGACTAGATTTTGGACTTTCCTTTATTGAGTTCAATTATCAGCTTTTGCAGTCTTATGATTATTATATGCTTAATAAAATTAAAAATTGTAGACTTCAAATTGGTGGGGATGATCAATGGGGGAATATTGTGTCGGGTGTTGACTTGATTAGAAGAAAAACGGGAGTAGAAGCTTTTGGAGTTACGTTTCCATTAATTACAAGAAGTGATGGGAAAAAGATGGGCAAATCAGAAAAAGGTGCTGTTTATCTTGATTCTAGTCTTTACAGTATTTATGATTTTTATCAGTATTTTAGAAATACTTCAGATTCTGATGTGAAAACTTTTTTATACCTTTTTACTTTTTTAGAAGAAGATGAGATTGAATCAATTTCAAATTTTAAGGGAAATTCTTTAAATAAGGCTAAAGAGATTTTAGCTTTTGAGATAACTAAAATTGTTCATGGAGAAGCGGAAGCCTTGAAAGTTCAAGAAGCATCCTTTGCTGCATTTAGGGGGAGTGGAGATAGAAGTAATATTCCATTTTTTAAATTTAGCTTTTCTGGCTTAGAAGAAGAGATATTGTTGATTAATTTAATGCTTGATTCAAAAATTGTGCCTAGTAAGTCAGAGGGTAGAAGATTGATTAATTCTGGGGGGGTGTATATCAACGGCAAAAGGGTAGAAAATCAGAACCATTTTATTACTAGAGAGGATTTTAATAACAATGAAATTGAATTACGAGTAGGTAAGAAAAAATTTTTACGAATTGTTTTATAG
- a CDS encoding NAD(P)H-dependent glycerol-3-phosphate dehydrogenase — protein MKISVIGAGAWGTAIAKSLADKFDFNIFLWSFEEDVKNGINNGNVNDKYLKGIKLPKNLVASSDLFEVVSMSDYILIATPSLFTVDIFKKLDQFFDSLQLKPKLAILTKGFLTFNGKTHTVIEAAEKVIKGYKDEITYIVGPSHAEEVGLGVITGLVAASHNRENAYLFINLFSKTPISLFYSKDVFGVQIAAALKNVFAIAFGILDAYKLNYPNLIGNNTESFLFSISLNNMKDIAIELGGKNIETFLFLSGSGDLDVTCRSMFGRNRRFGNEIVSKNILESFFSIDDLINNIEKIGYLPEGVFAAKSIFSLLKELNRDFNPNSLLSVIYKILNKELRAESVIEYMRDIG, from the coding sequence ATGAAAATATCAGTAATAGGAGCGGGGGCTTGGGGGACAGCTATCGCAAAGTCTTTGGCAGATAAATTTGATTTTAATATTTTTTTATGGTCTTTTGAAGAAGATGTTAAGAATGGTATTAATAATGGTAATGTTAATGATAAATATTTAAAGGGAATTAAATTGCCAAAAAATTTGGTTGCAAGTTCAGATTTGTTTGAAGTTGTATCGATGTCTGATTATATTTTAATTGCAACGCCTTCTCTTTTTACTGTTGATATTTTTAAAAAATTGGATCAATTTTTTGATTCTTTACAGCTAAAGCCAAAATTAGCAATACTTACAAAAGGATTTCTTACTTTTAATGGAAAGACTCATACAGTTATTGAAGCTGCTGAGAAAGTTATTAAAGGATATAAAGATGAAATTACCTATATTGTTGGGCCAAGTCATGCTGAGGAAGTTGGACTTGGTGTGATAACAGGACTTGTTGCGGCTAGTCATAATAGGGAAAATGCATATTTGTTTATTAATTTATTTAGCAAAACCCCAATTTCTTTGTTTTATAGCAAAGATGTTTTTGGGGTGCAAATAGCAGCAGCTTTAAAAAATGTGTTTGCAATTGCATTTGGAATTTTAGATGCGTATAAATTAAATTATCCTAATTTGATAGGGAATAATACAGAATCATTTTTATTTTCAATATCCTTAAATAATATGAAAGACATTGCAATTGAGCTTGGAGGAAAAAATATTGAAACGTTTTTATTTTTGTCTGGTTCTGGTGATTTAGATGTTACTTGTAGAAGCATGTTTGGAAGGAATAGGCGATTTGGCAATGAAATTGTTAGCAAAAATATTTTGGAAAGCTTTTTTAGTATCGATGATTTGATAAACAATATTGAAAAAATTGGATATTTGCCAGAGGGAGTTTTTGCTGCTAAATCAATTTTTTCCCTTTTAAAAGAATTAAATCGCGATTTCAATCCTAATAGCTTGTTAAGTGTTATATATAAAATTTTGAATAAAGAGTTGCGAGCTGAATCTGTTATTGAGTATATGAGGGATATTGGATAA
- a CDS encoding AAA family ATPase: MYDRRVLNCLFFNTFLFFMESKHLVFTEEHIFYGLIKSDKIKELLNFCTIDFYKLNKQLEEFFSKLPLRDNYIPDYVSSMDYLYDDIISVLSFYKKPYKIQEKDLLWVLIKKRKNSILDTLINSGFNLTIFDKLIEVHDYLAVNTKSDLDYDSELIAEYIHNNAPKSKGGFHIFNNNRDKLNQNNTFLEKNDSIGNFLTNIIDALDLKHNPLIGRKRELSRLIQVILRKHKSNPILFGEPGVGKTVLIQGLAYKIKIENVPRDLIGYEIYSLDIGRLISGTKYRGDLESRINRVLDFLNSRKKVMLFIDEIHMIVGAGATSFGSMDISNLLKPILTLGKIKFIGATTEYEYRKFFLKDKALMRRFQSIELKEPDFDDTYNILHEIKKDYERYHNVEYTDEAIRACIVMSQKYIKDRFLPDKAFDILDELGSKFKIQNIKRVITKEDVCDLIKSVVGSNIFNFEEYDSELLINLENRIKKELIIHDSLIFDLILNIKLLKFNLLANRSTIGIFAFIGPSGAGKCKLTDILSEELGIQKFSLNMGEYSDFNSLDRLIGPVLSNEGYYESTRFFNFLNKSSNSIIFLSDFDKCNKRVLNFFLEGFKTGKLFDGLGKKASLSESLIVISVNAESNELNSIGFKNKMTGENDFNLILEKRFPNEFLELIDYVLLFKSIDELDFEKIVFNELNRFARILRDRKFDVFFEKSVIDYIREKIYGKGYGLKRIKKFIFKEVGKLLIDEILFKKIENSGKIKIYLDETIKYEFL, from the coding sequence ATGTATGACAGAAGAGTTTTAAATTGTTTGTTTTTTAACACGTTTTTGTTTTTCATGGAGTCTAAGCATCTTGTTTTTACAGAAGAGCACATTTTTTATGGGTTGATTAAAAGCGATAAAATTAAAGAACTACTTAATTTTTGTACAATTGACTTTTATAAGCTTAATAAACAGCTAGAAGAATTTTTTAGTAAACTTCCCTTAAGAGACAATTATATTCCTGATTATGTTTCTAGTATGGATTATTTGTATGACGACATAATCAGTGTTCTTTCTTTTTATAAAAAGCCTTATAAAATACAAGAAAAAGATTTATTGTGGGTGCTTATCAAAAAAAGAAAAAATAGCATTTTAGATACGTTAATTAACTCAGGTTTTAATTTAACTATTTTTGACAAACTTATTGAAGTTCATGATTATTTGGCTGTAAATACTAAATCCGATTTAGATTATGATAGTGAATTAATTGCAGAATATATTCACAATAATGCGCCAAAAAGTAAAGGAGGCTTTCATATTTTTAATAATAATCGTGATAAGTTGAATCAAAATAATACTTTCTTAGAAAAGAATGACTCTATTGGCAATTTTTTAACAAACATTATTGATGCTTTGGATTTAAAGCACAATCCTTTAATTGGTAGAAAGCGAGAATTATCTCGGTTAATTCAGGTAATACTTAGGAAGCATAAAAGTAACCCTATTTTATTTGGAGAACCCGGTGTTGGAAAAACAGTGTTAATCCAAGGTCTTGCATATAAAATAAAAATAGAGAATGTCCCAAGGGATTTAATAGGATATGAAATCTATTCTCTTGATATTGGCAGGCTTATTTCGGGCACTAAATATAGGGGAGATCTTGAGAGTAGGATTAACAGGGTTTTAGATTTTTTAAACTCAAGAAAAAAAGTTATGCTTTTTATTGATGAGATCCATATGATAGTAGGGGCGGGCGCCACTTCATTTGGTAGTATGGATATTTCTAATTTATTGAAGCCTATTTTGACTTTAGGAAAAATTAAATTTATTGGAGCTACCACAGAATATGAATATAGAAAATTTTTTTTAAAAGATAAGGCTTTAATGAGGAGGTTTCAGAGTATAGAGCTCAAAGAGCCTGATTTTGACGACACTTATAATATTTTGCATGAGATTAAGAAAGATTATGAGAGATATCATAATGTGGAATATACAGACGAGGCAATACGAGCCTGCATTGTTATGTCTCAAAAATATATTAAAGATAGATTTCTTCCAGACAAAGCTTTTGATATTTTAGATGAACTAGGTTCTAAGTTTAAGATTCAAAACATAAAAAGAGTCATAACAAAAGAGGATGTTTGTGATCTGATTAAGTCTGTTGTTGGCTCTAATATTTTTAATTTTGAAGAGTATGATAGTGAGTTGTTAATTAATTTAGAGAATAGAATAAAAAAAGAACTTATTATACATGATAGTTTAATATTTGATTTGATACTAAATATAAAACTATTAAAATTTAATTTACTTGCCAACAGAAGTACTATTGGCATATTTGCCTTTATTGGTCCTTCTGGAGCGGGAAAATGCAAATTGACGGATATTTTATCAGAAGAGCTTGGAATTCAAAAATTTAGTCTTAATATGGGCGAATATAGCGATTTTAATTCTCTTGATAGATTGATTGGACCTGTTTTAAGTAATGAAGGGTATTATGAATCTACTAGATTTTTTAATTTTTTAAACAAATCTTCTAATTCTATTATTTTTCTATCAGATTTTGATAAATGTAATAAAAGGGTTTTAAATTTTTTTTTGGAAGGATTTAAAACAGGCAAGCTTTTTGATGGTCTTGGGAAAAAGGCAAGTTTATCAGAAAGTTTAATAGTAATAAGCGTTAATGCTGAGAGCAATGAGCTTAATAGTATTGGCTTTAAAAACAAAATGACAGGGGAAAATGATTTTAATCTTATATTAGAGAAGAGATTTCCTAATGAATTTTTAGAGTTAATAGATTATGTTCTTTTATTTAAATCTATTGATGAGTTAGATTTTGAAAAAATTGTTTTTAATGAGCTTAATCGTTTTGCTAGGATATTGAGAGATAGAAAATTTGATGTTTTTTTTGAGAAAAGTGTTATTGATTATATTCGGGAAAAGATTTATGGAAAGGGTTATGGATTAAAAAGGATTAAAAAGTTTATATTCAAAGAAGTGGGAAAGCTTTTAATAGATGAAATTCTTTTTAAGAAAATTGAAAATTCTGGTAAAATAAAAATCTATTTAGATGAAACAATAAAATATGAGTTTTTATAA